TATTCAGCAAAGTTTCTTACATGCCCTGGCTTTTGCAGCCCATACCTTTTGAAAAAAAATTTGTGGGAAATGGGGAAATGCTCAGCCAGTGCAATTGTCATTGTATTTCAGATGCAAGGGAAGGAACAAACGGCAGTACACGCATGGGAGACTGGGACCCCCTCGTGGATTTAAAATTAAAAGTGAATATTTTGAGGGTTAGAAACATCGATCTTGAGAACAAAAGTGTATTTTCAGTCGTGGGCATAGATGGAAGAGAAAATGCAAGCGATGTGATGAAGGGTATGGACATTTCCCCGGGGTGGAAAGCAATGCAGGATGTCCCTGATGACAAAGAAAATATTCCCGTTGTTATATATTTATTTGAGAAAAGGCTATTTAAAAAAGAGATAATTAAAGTCGGTCTGGTTTATAACATGGAGCGTGGAGAATGGTATGGGGATGATTACGTCGGCGATGAAGACGGATGTGGCCATATTACGGAAAACGGTTACGAGGTGTGGTTTGACATATCATTCAATGATTATGATGGAGATGGTCTCACTTATTGGGAAGAGACAAACGTTTACCATACCGACCCTGAAATAAATGATACCGGCAGTGATTCTGATAATGATGGGTTGCCGATGGAATGGGAGGATAAATGGGGATATAATCCGTTTGTAGCGGAAAATCATTCAGTTATGGATCCCGATGACGATGGATTAACAAACTTTCAGGAATGGCAATTGTCACAATGGCTTTCAGATCCTTTCAGGCAGGATATTTTCATAGAAGTAGACTATATGGCGGGCAAGAACGGAAGGAAGCCGTATATTCTTCCGGAAAAATCGAAGCAGATGCTCTATTCCTCTTTTACAAAGCACAATATCGTGATGCACGTTGATGATGGCTGCATGGGCGGCGGGGAGGAAATACCCTATAAAGAAAAAATAACATACAAAGAAAGCGAAGAGATATACTGGAAATATTTTCTGCACGGTAATATGCTAAACCCAAGAAAAGGCATATTCCATTATGCGATATTATGTTCCTACGGTGCCACAACGAGAGGAGGTTATTCATTCCAGGGTCTTGACAACCTGGACACATTTGTTCTTGCCGTACAGTATATTCGTGATTGGAGATTAAAAGAAAGTGAAAGAATGCTTTCTACGGCGAGCCTTTTCATGCATGAACTGGGACATAACCTTGGTTTATTTGAATATACTTTCAGCGGTATTGATAATGAAAGTTGCAATACTCCCTGGCATGTTGGATGGTATGTATACGAAGACTATAAAAGTTGTTTGAACTACAGATATTCCTTTTCCCTAGTGGATTATTCAGATGGCAGCCACAAAAAAAACGACTATGATGATTGGAGCAATATAGACCTTACATTTTTTAAAAATTCCAGGTACTATATCTAAAACCCTGACTTAAGAGAATATTTGGCATATATTGGCCCGAAGAAGATGTAAACCATTATGCCTGCCAGTAAAAGAAAACAACTGTAATCTTTTCCAGAAATAGCTGCTAAAAGAATGAGAACAACCGCAGGCACGGAAAGCAAACCCTCAATTTTTGGATAAGGTATGTTTGATATCATTATGATGGAAAGGCCTATCAATGTCACCAAAACACCCCACCATGGCAAGGAAAGACAGCACATTGTTACCACGGTTATCGCTGCAGCAGGGGTTGTCAGCCCGATAAAATATCTTTCATTTCCTATGTGGTATCTTATAAGGTGGAGCATGCCACCCAATAGAAACAATCCGCAGGAAAATAAGATGAAAATGTCTTTTATTGTAACATTGAATGAAG
The sequence above is a segment of the Candidatus Thermoplasmatota archaeon genome. Coding sequences within it:
- a CDS encoding CDP-alcohol phosphatidyltransferase family protein, producing the protein MEKKGIVSMLSFADSFTIVNGLLGLFSIFLVLSGETRWAFSFILLAVLADGMDGAVARKFRKLSGDIGKYMDEFSDMISFCAAPLVIVYSTYNASFNVTIKDIFILFSCGLFLLGGMLHLIRYHIGNERYFIGLTTPAAAITVVTMCCLSLPWWGVLVTLIGLSIIMISNIPYPKIEGLLSVPAVVLILLAAISGKDYSCFLLLAGIMVYIFFGPIYAKYSLKSGF
- a CDS encoding right-handed parallel beta-helix repeat-containing protein; translation: MKKKFAFAVVFLLFLTFTEITSTSNVQGKTIYVGGAGQGNYTSIQDAVNNASDGDEIYIFPGFYHEHVVINKSVSLIGKSENSTVVDADFTGNAIEILSSSVKISNLTVRNGGGEKENALIKVSSDGNEIKNCTLHTCRNGILLKGNGNCISGCTIHENGNGVEIQSDENDVGNCILYKNGMGIEFYNAYKNVISKCIFHTNGIGVYMENSSGNVINGCDIYKNSGNEGGIFFINSDANIITNSSVNHNVWSVRLVNCNENEISKCEISESRFGIKIEQCRGNEIYGCNITRNRYGIYIEKCSMDKINFNNIADNHMYGLYAKFGIENAKHNWWGSASGPGLLGDRISPVFSKVSYMPWLLQPIPFEKKFVGNGEMLSQCNCHCISDAREGTNGSTRMGDWDPLVDLKLKVNILRVRNIDLENKSVFSVVGIDGRENASDVMKGMDISPGWKAMQDVPDDKENIPVVIYLFEKRLFKKEIIKVGLVYNMERGEWYGDDYVGDEDGCGHITENGYEVWFDISFNDYDGDGLTYWEETNVYHTDPEINDTGSDSDNDGLPMEWEDKWGYNPFVAENHSVMDPDDDGLTNFQEWQLSQWLSDPFRQDIFIEVDYMAGKNGRKPYILPEKSKQMLYSSFTKHNIVMHVDDGCMGGGEEIPYKEKITYKESEEIYWKYFLHGNMLNPRKGIFHYAILCSYGATTRGGYSFQGLDNLDTFVLAVQYIRDWRLKESERMLSTASLFMHELGHNLGLFEYTFSGIDNESCNTPWHVGWYVYEDYKSCLNYRYSFSLVDYSDGSHKKNDYDDWSNIDLTFFKNSRYYI